One Pseudomonas tolaasii NCPPB 2192 genomic window carries:
- a CDS encoding LysR substrate-binding domain-containing protein, translating into MDKNTKALPPVGPLVFFEAVARTGSFTLAAEELFITQSAVSKQVKKLEDNLGFALFTRKYRGVVLTEPGRELYEGVQPALESFRETVQRVRKWYDQNTISVVCTHAVAHYYLFPKLAHFQQQFPDITVNVVATNQLSAPLCLNYDFGILYGAGEWTGLSGVKLFDEIVYPVCSAKFAAEQVESLDDLLKLPLVQIDNEGWNIMNWNDWLGQFGKTFKPTGKVITYNQVTLALNAAERGLGIALGWEFMAREMIEKGAVKALQQFELKTGFSDFLVHSNKAKLSNACKIFEEWLLQSTADDR; encoded by the coding sequence ATGGATAAAAACACCAAAGCACTCCCCCCAGTGGGTCCTCTGGTTTTCTTCGAAGCTGTAGCTCGGACAGGCAGCTTTACGCTGGCCGCCGAGGAGCTGTTCATCACGCAAAGCGCCGTCAGCAAGCAGGTGAAGAAGCTGGAGGACAACCTTGGGTTTGCGCTGTTTACACGCAAGTACCGCGGGGTTGTGCTGACCGAACCTGGGCGTGAGCTATACGAAGGTGTGCAGCCGGCGCTAGAGTCTTTCCGCGAAACCGTCCAGCGGGTGCGCAAATGGTACGACCAGAACACCATCAGCGTGGTGTGCACGCACGCGGTCGCTCACTACTACCTCTTCCCCAAACTCGCCCACTTCCAGCAGCAGTTCCCCGACATTACGGTCAACGTGGTGGCCACCAACCAGCTTTCCGCCCCACTGTGCTTGAACTATGACTTCGGCATTCTCTACGGTGCGGGGGAATGGACAGGCCTTTCCGGTGTGAAGTTGTTCGATGAGATCGTGTACCCCGTTTGCAGTGCAAAATTCGCCGCCGAGCAGGTGGAGTCACTTGATGACCTGTTGAAGCTCCCGCTGGTCCAGATCGACAACGAGGGCTGGAATATCATGAACTGGAATGACTGGCTCGGGCAGTTCGGGAAGACGTTCAAGCCTACCGGCAAGGTCATCACCTACAACCAAGTCACCTTGGCCTTGAACGCTGCGGAAAGAGGATTGGGGATCGCTCTGGGCTGGGAGTTCATGGCTAGAGAGATGATCGAGAAAGGCGCTGTGAAGGCGTTGCAGCAGTTCGAGCTAAAGACCGGCTTCTCAGACTTCCTCGTTCACTCGAACAAGGCCAAGCTCTCGAACGCATGCAAGATTTTTGAGGAGTGGCTGCTGCAATCAACCGCTGACGACCGATAA
- a CDS encoding RidA family protein produces the protein MIKRLHENHLIAQVVRYGSTVETAGQVATNTAASLEEQSIEVLGKVTGLLEEVGATLNDLVRVQVWLTNIAEFETFNAVYEKWLDGRPKPVRACVESALVAGGYVVEVQAFAYVAE, from the coding sequence ATGATCAAACGTCTTCACGAAAACCACCTCATAGCCCAGGTCGTCCGTTACGGGAGCACTGTAGAGACCGCGGGTCAGGTCGCTACCAATACTGCGGCTTCACTGGAAGAGCAGTCCATTGAAGTCCTTGGCAAAGTGACTGGCTTGCTGGAGGAAGTCGGCGCCACGCTGAATGACCTAGTGCGTGTTCAGGTGTGGCTGACCAACATCGCCGAATTCGAGACCTTCAATGCTGTCTACGAGAAGTGGTTGGATGGCCGACCAAAGCCGGTGCGCGCCTGCGTCGAGAGCGCACTCGTTGCCGGCGGCTACGTGGTCGAGGTACAGGCCTTCGCCTACGTGGCCGAGTAA
- a CDS encoding NAD(P)/FAD-dependent oxidoreductase has translation MQKISKFPIVDGNLGWYETSPSHGQKLGERLKGRKRFDYAVIGAGYTGVAVAQRLAELNPGARIAIVDALGVGQGTSGRNAGFVIDVPHNLDAGKSNVEHDHKLFKLNNFAIERLRSLKDKHSIDCAWQNAGKYMSAHEQSNVAGLDHFVETLKASGFEYEVVEGAALKKRLGTDYYRMAVYTPGNILINPSSLIRGLAAALPKNVTLFENSPVVSCEYGSPHKLNFLGGSIEASTVIQTTSSFNEEFGHLQNRLAPIFTYASLTEKLTPDELKKYFDGVKPWGTTSAHPAGTTVRFTTDGRIFVRNSLNYERSLNSNAEGLEMAFKQHRRSYEARFPFLAHKNFEYTWGGMLCMTLNHQSVFKKSAEGVYTIVGCNGVGVAKGTYLGYYMADYICGIPSEELDFIFDNSNPSWVPPDPLKAIGAGIRLKHESSNAGGDI, from the coding sequence ATGCAAAAGATTAGTAAGTTCCCGATCGTCGACGGAAACTTGGGCTGGTATGAAACATCCCCGTCCCATGGGCAGAAGCTGGGTGAAAGACTCAAAGGCAGGAAGAGGTTCGACTACGCCGTGATTGGCGCCGGCTACACGGGCGTTGCAGTGGCGCAGCGCCTGGCCGAGTTGAATCCCGGTGCAAGAATCGCGATTGTGGATGCGCTGGGTGTTGGGCAAGGCACGTCCGGCCGCAATGCAGGCTTCGTGATCGATGTGCCGCACAACCTGGATGCTGGCAAGTCGAACGTCGAGCACGACCACAAGCTGTTCAAGCTCAACAACTTCGCCATCGAGCGCCTACGATCCCTCAAGGACAAGCACTCCATCGATTGCGCCTGGCAGAACGCCGGCAAGTACATGTCCGCCCATGAGCAGAGCAACGTCGCCGGCCTGGACCACTTCGTCGAGACCTTGAAGGCCTCCGGCTTTGAGTACGAGGTCGTGGAAGGCGCTGCGCTGAAGAAGCGACTGGGTACTGACTACTACCGCATGGCGGTGTACACGCCGGGTAACATCCTGATCAACCCTTCTTCCTTGATCAGAGGCCTGGCTGCTGCGCTGCCCAAAAATGTCACCTTGTTCGAAAACAGCCCGGTGGTCAGCTGTGAGTATGGCTCGCCGCATAAGCTCAACTTCCTGGGCGGTTCGATCGAAGCTAGCACCGTGATCCAGACCACCAGTTCGTTCAACGAGGAGTTCGGCCACCTGCAGAATCGATTGGCACCGATCTTCACCTACGCGAGCCTTACCGAAAAGCTGACACCGGACGAGTTGAAGAAGTACTTCGACGGCGTAAAGCCATGGGGCACCACTTCCGCGCACCCAGCCGGAACCACCGTGCGCTTCACCACTGACGGGCGTATTTTCGTGCGCAACTCGCTCAACTACGAGCGCAGCTTGAACAGCAACGCCGAGGGCCTGGAAATGGCCTTCAAGCAGCACCGCCGGTCTTACGAGGCGCGCTTCCCGTTCTTGGCCCACAAGAATTTTGAATACACCTGGGGCGGGATGCTGTGCATGACGCTGAATCACCAGTCGGTCTTCAAGAAGTCCGCAGAAGGCGTCTACACCATCGTTGGCTGCAACGGTGTAGGTGTGGCCAAGGGCACCTACCTCGGCTACTACATGGCCGACTACATCTGCGGCATCCCAAGTGAAGAGCTGGATTTCATCTTCGATAACAGCAACCCGTCCTGGGTACCGCCTGATCCCCTGAAGGCCATCGGGGCCGGCATTCGGCTCAAGCACGAATCCAGCAACGCTGGTGGCGATATCTAA
- the purU gene encoding formyltetrahydrofolate deformylase, with the protein MSKLILTLVCNDQKGIVAAVGNCISVQSGNITECGQYVDSANNKFFMRVCVELGQGVALSDFREVFSFVASAYGMQWQIYDAASKPRVMIIVSQLGHCLNDLLHRHSIEQLPMELVSIVSNHEHFRRRAEHEGLAFHYLPVTPANKQEQEDKLLEMVRDQQIDLVILARYMQILSDDLSRALAGHVINIHHSFLPSFKGARPYHQAHKRGVKLIGATAHYVTADLDERPIIEQNVQRIDHAATAEDLVAIGRDTECQVLARAVKLHLEHRILLNDDRTVIFH; encoded by the coding sequence ATGAGCAAACTGATTTTGACGCTCGTCTGTAATGATCAAAAAGGGATAGTTGCCGCCGTCGGAAATTGTATTTCTGTTCAATCGGGCAACATCACTGAGTGCGGCCAGTACGTTGACTCGGCCAACAACAAATTCTTCATGCGCGTCTGCGTTGAGCTCGGCCAGGGCGTCGCCCTGAGCGATTTCCGTGAGGTTTTTTCCTTCGTGGCGAGTGCCTATGGCATGCAATGGCAGATCTACGATGCAGCGTCCAAGCCGCGCGTGATGATCATTGTGTCCCAACTCGGCCACTGCCTGAATGACCTGCTCCATCGGCACAGCATTGAGCAACTGCCGATGGAACTTGTGTCCATCGTGTCGAACCATGAGCACTTTCGTCGCAGAGCCGAGCATGAGGGCCTGGCCTTCCACTACCTGCCAGTGACTCCCGCCAACAAGCAGGAGCAGGAGGACAAGCTGCTCGAAATGGTTCGAGACCAGCAGATCGACTTGGTAATCCTTGCCCGCTACATGCAGATCCTGAGCGATGACCTTTCACGTGCCCTCGCTGGACACGTCATCAACATCCATCACTCCTTCCTGCCTAGTTTCAAAGGCGCGCGTCCGTACCACCAGGCGCACAAGCGCGGGGTGAAGCTCATCGGGGCAACCGCCCACTACGTTACTGCGGACCTAGATGAGAGGCCGATCATCGAGCAAAACGTGCAGCGCATCGATCATGCCGCGACCGCGGAAGACCTTGTGGCCATCGGACGCGACACGGAGTGCCAAGTTCTGGCCCGTGCCGTGAAACTCCACCTCGAACACAGGATTCTGCTCAATGACGATCGCACAGTTATTTTCCACTAA
- a CDS encoding tetrahydrofolate dehydrogenase/cyclohydrolase catalytic domain-containing protein translates to MIRSKAIVERILAEVRTAVVQHSIAPGLAVVLVGEDPASRVYVRNKSAQAEACGFNSRQFELPVSTSEVELLDLINSVSRHARAITPVPGGAGPMTIAMLMRDTLEVALNQNEQ, encoded by the coding sequence GTGATCCGCAGCAAGGCGATCGTCGAGCGCATCCTGGCCGAAGTGCGAACAGCTGTTGTCCAGCATTCAATCGCACCAGGACTGGCGGTGGTGCTTGTCGGTGAAGATCCAGCCAGCAGGGTCTATGTACGTAACAAGAGCGCCCAGGCCGAAGCCTGTGGGTTCAATTCTCGCCAGTTTGAGTTGCCAGTCTCGACCAGCGAGGTCGAACTCCTCGACTTGATCAACTCCGTGTCACGCCACGCCCGGGCAATCACCCCCGTCCCCGGCGGCGCTGGCCCTATGACCATTGCCATGCTCATGCGCGACACACTGGAGGTCGCTCTCAATCAGAACGAACAGTGA
- a CDS encoding amino acid permease produces MLSIAGVIGGGLFSGSGHAIAAAGPAAILAYMMAGALVVLVMRMLDEMAIASPDTGSFSTYADRAIGPWAGFTIGWLYWWFWVLVIPLEAIAAAAVLNTWFPGIETWVFAFSITALLTITNLFRVGKYGEFEFWFAMLKVIAIIAFIVLGGLVLFDFLPNREVIGLSTLVAQNGGFMPNGFGAVIGALLTTMFSFISIEAVTIAAAESKDPARNIAKATRSVIWRICLFYLVSIFVIISIVAWNDPQLPVQGSYQRALEIMNIPHAKFLVDIVVLVAVSSCLNSAIYISSRMVFSLAKRGDAPSVIRRTTRKDVPAFAVVASTVIGLLTTALNFFAPSEVFGLLLASSGAIALLVYLVIAMCQLRMRYKLERSNTPIALKMWMFLVLTWLAIGFIVAALTTMVVLPEHRSEVTATGLLTLLTVALGLISQNRRKTKNSAGAQSALSN; encoded by the coding sequence ATGCTTTCCATCGCCGGCGTGATCGGCGGGGGCCTATTCAGCGGTTCCGGTCATGCGATCGCAGCTGCAGGTCCTGCCGCCATCCTGGCCTACATGATGGCGGGGGCACTAGTGGTACTCGTCATGCGCATGCTCGACGAGATGGCCATCGCCTCTCCGGACACCGGGTCATTTTCCACCTATGCAGATCGTGCCATTGGCCCATGGGCCGGCTTCACCATCGGTTGGCTGTACTGGTGGTTCTGGGTGCTGGTCATCCCGCTTGAGGCCATCGCTGCAGCTGCAGTCCTCAATACCTGGTTCCCCGGCATCGAGACGTGGGTGTTCGCTTTCAGCATCACCGCATTGCTGACCATCACCAACCTCTTCAGAGTCGGCAAGTACGGGGAGTTCGAGTTCTGGTTCGCCATGCTCAAGGTGATCGCGATCATCGCCTTCATCGTACTCGGCGGCCTGGTGCTGTTCGACTTCCTGCCGAACCGTGAAGTCATCGGGCTCAGCACCCTGGTCGCTCAGAATGGCGGCTTCATGCCCAATGGGTTCGGCGCGGTCATCGGCGCACTGCTGACCACCATGTTCAGCTTCATCAGTATCGAGGCGGTGACCATCGCTGCGGCGGAGTCGAAAGATCCGGCGCGCAACATCGCCAAGGCGACCCGTTCGGTGATCTGGCGAATCTGCCTGTTCTACCTGGTGTCGATCTTCGTAATCATCTCGATCGTTGCCTGGAATGACCCGCAGTTGCCGGTGCAGGGCTCATATCAGCGCGCGCTGGAGATCATGAACATCCCACACGCCAAGTTCCTGGTCGACATCGTGGTGCTGGTAGCGGTCTCCAGTTGCTTGAACTCAGCGATCTACATCTCCTCGCGCATGGTCTTCTCGCTGGCTAAGCGGGGCGATGCGCCAAGTGTCATCCGCCGCACCACTCGCAAAGACGTACCAGCTTTTGCAGTAGTAGCCAGCACGGTCATCGGACTGCTGACCACTGCATTGAACTTCTTCGCACCGTCAGAGGTGTTTGGTTTATTGCTGGCATCATCTGGCGCGATCGCTCTGCTGGTCTACCTGGTGATCGCGATGTGCCAGCTGCGCATGCGTTATAAGCTTGAGCGCAGCAACACGCCGATCGCGCTCAAAATGTGGATGTTCCTGGTACTGACCTGGCTGGCAATCGGCTTTATCGTCGCCGCGCTGACCACGATGGTCGTGCTGCCTGAGCACCGCAGTGAAGTGACAGCCACGGGTCTGCTGACGTTGCTGACGGTCGCGCTAGGCTTGATCTCGCAGAACCGTAGGAAAACAAAAAACTCAGCAGGGGCCCAGAGTGCGCTGAGTAACTGA
- a CDS encoding GlxA family transcriptional regulator: MRMLTMNIPRLNFPSPVDDHLPVVSVPGLSVGFVLLPGFTLMAFSGLVEVLRHAADRGDKSDQVLCRWKLMAADRSMLKASCGLEVRPEATLEDPAQFDYIVVVGGRVPRPLDYDRRVLEYLRTAQATGKVLVGACTGSFALAKAGLMDAVHTSVHWYHYTEFQEYFPESIPVTDEIFIVDKGIITCAGGTSTMDLALYLVSRHCGVDRATKSLRHLISDQMREANHPQIPLLHSDSKAFSLDGKVRRAVFLMHQYIRAPLTIAQIAEKASIGERQLSRLFVKYLGVTPSEYYRRVRLEQGCWLLESTAHPVTQVAYETGFTDLSHFNRQFAQAYGMLPSRWRDQARAPS, encoded by the coding sequence ATGAGGATGCTGACGATGAATATTCCCAGGCTGAATTTTCCCTCTCCGGTGGACGACCATCTGCCGGTGGTGAGCGTGCCCGGCCTGTCGGTGGGGTTTGTGCTGTTGCCAGGTTTTACCCTGATGGCGTTTTCCGGCCTCGTCGAGGTCTTGCGGCACGCGGCCGATCGAGGCGACAAGAGTGATCAGGTACTGTGCCGCTGGAAGCTGATGGCCGCTGATCGATCGATGCTTAAAGCCAGTTGCGGGCTGGAAGTACGGCCGGAGGCCACACTTGAGGACCCCGCGCAGTTCGACTACATCGTGGTAGTGGGCGGGCGAGTACCGCGGCCTCTGGACTACGATCGCCGAGTGCTGGAGTACCTGCGCACAGCCCAGGCGACAGGGAAAGTGCTGGTCGGAGCCTGCACTGGTTCCTTCGCATTGGCCAAGGCGGGGTTGATGGACGCCGTGCACACCAGCGTTCACTGGTATCACTACACCGAATTCCAAGAGTACTTCCCTGAGTCGATCCCCGTGACCGATGAAATATTCATCGTCGACAAAGGCATTATCACTTGCGCGGGTGGCACATCGACGATGGATCTGGCGCTGTATCTGGTCAGCCGCCACTGCGGCGTTGACCGTGCGACGAAGAGCCTGAGGCACCTGATTTCCGACCAGATGCGCGAGGCCAACCATCCGCAGATCCCATTGCTGCACTCGGACTCGAAAGCCTTTTCACTCGACGGCAAGGTACGCAGGGCGGTGTTCCTCATGCATCAATATATCCGTGCGCCGCTGACGATTGCGCAGATCGCCGAGAAGGCGAGCATCGGGGAGCGGCAGCTTTCACGGCTATTCGTGAAATATCTGGGAGTGACACCTTCGGAGTATTACCGGCGTGTCAGGCTGGAGCAGGGGTGCTGGTTGCTGGAAAGCACAGCGCACCCGGTCACGCAGGTGGCATACGAGACCGGGTTTACTGACTTATCACATTTCAATCGGCAGTTTGCTCAAGCGTACGGAATGCTACCATCGCGGTGGCGGGACCAAGCGCGTGCCCCGTCATAG
- a CDS encoding L-serine ammonia-lyase, iron-sulfur-dependent, subunit alpha, protein MVVHFDPSGSFAEVYSNQGSDEGFAAGLAGVTITSEAYKQALQRVRRGQDFEFAIRIVPLERNDHPNRVDLHVCVTGIQAHERTDVFEGVSLGGGTFLVTHLNGQHINVDGAAYTLIVEHEGAVTSDLMFCLEGSQVAQRRRLHDMTICALTAAPSARMLADLRGQAGLRRVRLASPTQEVVCNRERTLLGASHLLQCVAADADLADYATAYECDRLGLDVATVQQRFDERVQLMAASVEAGLAKEDSAGMKYLRPTARRFSRTPLPEPLESSFLKIAIAGALAAMEETTSRGVVCAAPTAGSAGIVPGCLHALRAFGASYHALSDSLKVMALIGALFAVRGSYAAEMGGCSVETGTSAAMAAAGITHYFGGTPAQILTAASICLMNTLGLICDPVGGEVEIPCHARNIAGVGHAWSASTAALGGFDAVIPFDELVEQTVKVGDMMHPDLRCTARGGCATTPSALRLVAVKNLEA, encoded by the coding sequence GTGGTCGTCCATTTCGACCCATCGGGCTCATTTGCCGAGGTTTACAGCAATCAGGGCAGCGATGAAGGGTTTGCCGCCGGGCTGGCGGGTGTGACCATAACCTCCGAGGCTTACAAGCAGGCCTTGCAGCGCGTTCGCCGAGGGCAGGATTTCGAATTCGCGATCCGCATCGTGCCGCTGGAGCGCAACGACCATCCGAACCGGGTCGATCTGCACGTCTGCGTCACCGGCATCCAAGCCCATGAGCGCACCGATGTGTTCGAGGGCGTGTCACTCGGTGGTGGTACCTTTCTGGTCACCCACCTCAATGGCCAGCACATCAATGTGGACGGCGCCGCGTACACCCTGATCGTCGAACACGAAGGAGCGGTAACGAGCGACCTGATGTTCTGCCTTGAAGGCTCGCAGGTAGCGCAGCGCCGAAGGCTCCACGACATGACGATCTGCGCCCTGACAGCCGCGCCGTCGGCCCGGATGCTCGCCGACCTGCGCGGGCAGGCTGGCCTGCGTCGGGTGCGTCTGGCCAGCCCCACCCAGGAAGTAGTGTGCAACCGCGAACGCACCTTGCTGGGCGCAAGCCATCTGCTGCAATGTGTAGCAGCGGACGCCGACCTGGCCGACTATGCGACGGCCTACGAATGCGACCGGCTCGGGCTGGACGTGGCCACTGTCCAGCAGCGGTTCGATGAACGCGTGCAACTGATGGCCGCCTCGGTGGAAGCTGGCTTGGCCAAAGAAGACAGCGCCGGCATGAAATACCTGCGCCCGACGGCCCGCCGATTTTCCCGCACCCCGTTGCCGGAGCCGCTGGAAAGCAGCTTCCTCAAGATCGCGATCGCCGGCGCGCTGGCTGCCATGGAAGAAACCACCAGCCGCGGCGTTGTCTGCGCCGCGCCCACGGCAGGCAGCGCCGGTATCGTACCCGGTTGTCTGCACGCACTGCGCGCATTCGGCGCCAGCTACCACGCCCTGAGCGACAGCCTGAAAGTGATGGCGCTGATTGGCGCGCTGTTCGCGGTGCGCGGCTCCTACGCCGCAGAAATGGGCGGCTGCTCCGTGGAAACCGGCACCTCGGCGGCCATGGCGGCGGCTGGCATCACCCACTACTTCGGCGGTACACCGGCGCAGATCCTTACCGCTGCATCGATCTGCCTGATGAACACCCTGGGGCTGATCTGTGACCCTGTGGGCGGCGAAGTGGAGATCCCCTGCCACGCCCGCAATATCGCCGGTGTGGGCCACGCGTGGAGCGCCAGCACAGCAGCCTTGGGCGGCTTCGATGCGGTTATTCCCTTCGATGAACTGGTCGAGCAGACCGTCAAGGTCGGCGACATGATGCATCCCGACCTGCGCTGCACAGCACGCGGCGGTTGCGCCACCACGCCCTCGGCGCTGCGCTTGGTCGCTGTCAAGAACCTGGAGGCCTGA
- a CDS encoding proline racemase family protein, with product MQIIELAGVHAEGEIGRVLLKGAPAIPGHTLREKMDYLNLVDDSLIRRCLFEPRGSANMTVNLLLEPVDTSADIAFIPLQPDGAHALSGSNCICVTTAALEIGTVAMREPLTTVAIETPAGRVEARAKCRDGKCERVTVKMAPSFVEHLDHALEVPGLGQLKVDVAYGGCFFVLVEAEQLGVRLVKQAARRLVELAAVIKQAAQEQIHLAQRPGLGSCKIEYVMFTDTEDGKRLNCNIIHPGRVDRSPCGTGCGARLAILHRRGQVAVNQPVTFHSLIGSTFECRIVEQAEPRSGNITHEISGRAWIYSREKYWADATDPYANGYVLSDTWGPNAE from the coding sequence ATGCAGATCATCGAATTGGCTGGTGTGCACGCCGAAGGCGAAATCGGCCGGGTGCTGCTCAAGGGCGCACCGGCCATTCCCGGGCACACGCTGCGCGAGAAGATGGACTATCTCAACCTCGTGGATGACAGCCTGATCCGGCGCTGTCTGTTCGAACCGCGCGGCTCGGCCAACATGACCGTGAACCTGTTGCTTGAGCCGGTGGATACCTCGGCGGACATCGCCTTCATCCCGCTTCAGCCCGACGGCGCCCACGCGCTGTCTGGGTCCAACTGCATCTGCGTGACTACCGCCGCCCTGGAGATAGGCACGGTCGCCATGCGCGAGCCGCTGACCACCGTGGCGATCGAGACACCGGCCGGGCGCGTAGAAGCCCGCGCCAAGTGTCGCGATGGCAAGTGTGAACGGGTAACGGTGAAGATGGCGCCCAGCTTCGTCGAGCACCTGGACCACGCTCTGGAGGTGCCCGGCCTTGGGCAGCTGAAGGTGGATGTGGCATACGGCGGTTGCTTCTTTGTGCTGGTCGAGGCCGAGCAACTGGGTGTGCGTCTGGTGAAGCAGGCGGCGCGGCGGCTGGTTGAACTGGCCGCGGTCATCAAGCAGGCCGCCCAGGAGCAGATTCACCTCGCGCAGCGCCCGGGACTGGGTTCCTGCAAGATCGAATACGTGATGTTTACCGACACCGAGGACGGCAAACGGCTGAACTGCAACATCATCCACCCCGGTCGCGTCGACCGCTCACCATGCGGCACCGGCTGCGGTGCAAGGCTGGCGATCCTGCATCGACGGGGGCAGGTAGCAGTGAACCAGCCCGTGACTTTCCACAGCCTGATCGGCAGCACGTTCGAGTGCCGGATCGTCGAGCAGGCCGAACCTCGTAGCGGCAACATCACCCATGAAATTAGCGGCAGGGCCTGGATCTACTCCCGCGAAAAGTACTGGGCAGATGCCACAGACCCCTACGCCAACGGCTACGTGCTCTCAGACACCTGGGGCCCGAATGCTGAATAG
- a CDS encoding MFS transporter: MSTVVTGYSDSVSPGSISFDDAPLRRVHVKAIAGGMGGQFTDGFIIGMIGIALSMAAGDLHLNNFWTGLIAAGSLLGILFGSLLAGSVVDRIGRKGIYNQTIWVFAVAAVLQYFVTSPEQLLVLRLVLGLAIGADYAVSLSLVSELAPKRHRGRIMSAVMIAWVAGFVFAYFAGVLIENMGEGAWRWALASSLIPALMTLLIRMGTPESPLWLISKGRRQEAQAIVKQHMGADIALPEQGAVQKNAGWAQLFSRAWRKNAFVGAAFYFCQVIPFFALGTFIPRVLEAIKVENTEAGSIIYNIFLFVGILAGFWIVDKISRRVFLIGSFYFCAAVLLVLTLWAGMPPMLAVVLFSAFAVVMSGCTVLEYAYLPELFPTELRASGIGFSVAISRLGAAGGTFLLPIVMETHGVQATLGICIGALVLGGVICQAFAPEPARA, translated from the coding sequence ATGAGTACAGTCGTTACTGGATACTCGGATTCCGTTTCACCCGGCTCGATCTCCTTTGATGATGCGCCGCTGCGGCGCGTACACGTCAAGGCTATTGCCGGCGGCATGGGCGGCCAGTTCACCGATGGTTTCATTATCGGCATGATCGGCATCGCCCTAAGCATGGCCGCTGGTGACCTGCACCTGAACAATTTCTGGACCGGCCTGATCGCCGCCGGCTCTTTGCTCGGTATTCTGTTCGGCAGCTTGCTTGCCGGCTCGGTGGTCGACCGTATCGGTCGCAAGGGCATCTACAACCAGACGATCTGGGTGTTCGCCGTTGCCGCGGTGCTGCAATACTTCGTCACTTCCCCTGAGCAGTTGCTTGTCTTGCGTTTGGTGCTAGGGCTGGCGATTGGCGCCGATTACGCGGTCAGCCTTTCGCTGGTCAGCGAACTAGCGCCCAAGCGCCATCGCGGTCGGATCATGAGCGCCGTGATGATCGCCTGGGTGGCTGGCTTTGTGTTCGCCTACTTTGCGGGTGTGCTGATCGAGAATATGGGTGAAGGCGCATGGCGCTGGGCCTTGGCCAGCAGCTTGATTCCGGCGCTGATGACTTTGTTGATCCGGATGGGTACGCCTGAATCGCCGCTGTGGCTGATCTCGAAGGGGCGTCGGCAGGAAGCGCAGGCAATCGTCAAACAGCATATGGGCGCCGACATTGCTCTGCCAGAGCAAGGCGCTGTGCAGAAGAATGCCGGCTGGGCGCAGTTGTTCAGCCGAGCCTGGCGTAAGAATGCATTTGTTGGCGCGGCGTTCTACTTCTGTCAGGTGATACCGTTCTTTGCACTGGGCACGTTCATTCCGCGGGTGCTGGAAGCCATAAAGGTGGAGAACACCGAGGCAGGCTCGATCATCTACAACATCTTCCTGTTCGTCGGCATCCTGGCTGGGTTCTGGATCGTGGACAAGATCAGCCGCCGTGTCTTCCTGATCGGCAGTTTCTACTTCTGCGCCGCCGTGCTACTGGTGCTCACCCTGTGGGCGGGCATGCCGCCAATGTTGGCTGTGGTGCTGTTCTCGGCGTTCGCTGTAGTGATGTCAGGGTGCACTGTGCTCGAATATGCTTATCTGCCGGAGCTGTTCCCGACTGAATTGCGGGCTTCTGGAATCGGATTTTCGGTGGCCATAAGCCGGCTAGGAGCAGCGGGCGGGACATTCCTGTTGCCGATCGTGATGGAGACCCATGGCGTGCAGGCAACACTGGGCATCTGTATTGGTGCGTTGGTGCTCGGCGGAGTAATCTGCCAAGCGTTTGCGCCGGAGCCTGCGCGAGCTTAA